A segment of the Cellvibrio sp. KY-YJ-3 genome:
ATGGTTCAACGAAGCTAAAGGTTTCGGTTTCATCGAACAAGAATCTGGTCCAGATGTTTTCGCTCACTTCAGCGCCATTTCAGGTTCAGGCTTCAAAACCCTGGCTGAAGGCCAAAAAGTTAGCTTCACTGTGACCCAAGGCCAAAAAGGCCCACAGGCTGAAAACATCACCGCTATCTAATTCCTTGCGGATTTAGAAGTGTGATTAAAAAGGCGAGATGAAAATCTCGCCTTTTTTATCGCCCGTCATTTTGTTATTTCCCCGCACTGTTTTACTTCTGACCCGGCCTGACAAAGGTCACCACTCACGCACGTTTGCTTGTATTTAACCTGCGCTCCCCAATCTCCTGCTGATCTACCACTTCCCCCTTCTGGAATAGCTATGCCCACTGCCCTGACCCGACGCCGGATTTTGGTCGACCTGCTCGCTCCCTATAAAACCCGTATTGCCGCAGCTTTACTGGCGCTGGTGATTGCCGCTGGCTCTGTTTTGCTGATTGGGCAAGGGCTTAAACAAGTAATCGATAAAGGGTTTGTGGCGGGCAGTGCGGAGTTGCTCAATGTGGCGCTGTTGGGTTTATTGGCGGTGATTTTATTGATGTCGGTGGCGACTTACGCGCGTTTTTATTTGGTCTCCTGGCTGGGTGAACGCATTACCGCGGATTTGCGCCGCCGGGTATTTGCCCACCTATTAACCTTATCACCCGTATTTTTTGAGCAAAACCGTACTGGCGATGTACTTTCGCGCCTGACCAATGACACTACCCAGTTGGAGACGGTGATTGGCTCCAGCGTTTCTATGGCGCTGCGCAACGCTTTGCTGTTGCTGGGTGGTTTGGTGATGCTGGCGGTGACCAGCTTGAAATTAATGGCGCTGGTATTGGTCGCGATTCCCTTTGTATTGGTGCCGATTATCGCTTTTGGCCGTCGGGTGCGAACTCTGGCGCGGGCCAGCCAGGATTCAGTCGCCCATGTCGGCGCCTATACCGATGAGGTGATTCACGAAATTCGTACCGTGCAATCCTATGGCCATGAAGCGGCCGCCGGTGCGGTATTCAATCAGCGAGTGGAGGCGACTTTTGCGACGGGCATCAAGCGCGTACAGCAGCGCGCGTTATTGGTGGCTGCAGTTATCACCCT
Coding sequences within it:
- a CDS encoding cold-shock protein, with amino-acid sequence MSKTTTGTVKWFNEAKGFGFIEQESGPDVFAHFSAISGSGFKTLAEGQKVSFTVTQGQKGPQAENITAI